The Streptococcus respiraculi sequence ATTCCCAATTCCTTGGGCAAGAAGAGGGACAAAGCCACCTTGTTCTGTCTTATCCCCTACCCCTTGGGTCAGTGAATCGCCCAGCGCGACATAGTAAAATTTTCTAACTTCTCCTGTCCCATTCTTACTCTGTTCCAGACGGGGTTGGGCTGTTGGAATCAGGAATTGAAAGAAAAATAGAAATCCCAGCAAGCTGAGAAAAAAGAATAATAAGTGATGTAAATATGTTCGACTATTCATAGCGTACTAGAACGGCCCAGGCATCTTCTCCTGTATGAGTTTGAATAATGGATCCTGTTTCCAAGACAGAAATGTCTTCTGCCACAAAAGGCTGTAAGGCTGCCTTCATTTCCTGAGCAAAATCAGGCGCCCCTGCATAGGAAATACCAATTTCTGCCACCTCTTTATCTACTAAACCTGCAGCAAATTCATCTAGCCATTTTTTAAAGGTCTTAGCTCCACGGCCTTTCGTTATCGGATGTAATTGATGGCCTGTCATCTCCATAATTACACGGATATTCAGAAGCGAGCTGAGTAAGCCTGTCACCCGACCGATACGGCCACCCTTGACTAGATTTTCTAAAGTTGAAATTCCAATGTAGAGTTCTGTCTTTTGCTGAACGTCTTCAATAGCCGCCAAGATTTCTTCCTTACTTGCGCCAGCTTGGGTAAGGCGAGCCGCAGTAACCACTTGAAATTTCGCTGCCTGATCGGTAAAACTAGAATCAATAATGGTCACATCCACTCCTGACAAGGTCGCTCCTTGACGAGCTGCTTCAACTGTCCCTGACAAGGCGTGCGATAAGAGAATGGCGATAATTTGGCTACCGTCTGCGGCTAGATTGGCAAAGGTTTCGGCAAATAATCCCACCGGAGGCTGACTGGTTTTGGGCAACTTTTTACTATTCCGCATCAATTGCAGGAATTGCCCTTCTCTCAAATCACTATCAGAATAGACCACCCCATCTACCATAACGGATAAGGGAACCACTGTAATACCTAGCTCTTCAACGAGTGAGGGTTCAATCGTTGTACTAGAATCTGTAACAATTTTTATCGTACTCATATCTCTTCCTATTCCTTCACATTTATTCCTTCAATTATACCAAATTTTTCCATTTTCATCTATCGGAAAGAGGTAGAAAAAAATGCTCCTAGTGGAACATTCTTTTCGTCTAAACGATCCATTCTTAGTCGTCACTAGCAATAAAACCGTCATTTGGAATCGCATAGTGCGCTGTGATTTCGCCATTTGTAAAGCGAATACCATGTAAGACACCGCCGTAAACAGCACCGCCGTCCATGCCAATTTTCCCATCAGCTGTCTGCCATAGTTTTGAGCTTCCCATAGGTTCTCCTGTCAGATAGGTCGTAGGGGTATGCCCAAAAACAATGCCTTTTCCTGTCTTATTTTCTGCTTCGTGAAAAGGTGACCGCAGCCAAACCTTTTGATAATCGGTCGTATCTTGCCAATTGTTCAAAGTTAAATCAAGCCCTGCATGGACAAAAATCAACTGTTCTGTCTCCACATGAAAGGGCATTTGACGGATAAAGGCAACCAAGTCGCCTGCTTCTGCCAGCACTCGTTTGGCATCACGAATCCCGTCCACAGGAGCATTCAAGGGACGTCCCAAAATCGAGTTAATCGTTGTATCGCCACCATTTCGTCTGTAATGGTCATATCGAGCTTCTGGGTCGTCTAGCCAGGCTAGAAACATGTATTCGTGATTACCAGATAAGCAAATAGCCTGTTTTTGCTCTACCAAATCTTTGACCCGTTCCAAAACAGCGCGACCATTTTCACCACGGTCAATCAAATCACCTAGAAAAATCAGCTGTTCTTCTTCATTCCAATGTTCGAGAAGCGTTTCAAGCATGCCTGCCTTTCCATGGACATCTCCGATGACAAAGTAATTGGACATCTTCTTTCTCATTTCTTCTTTAATAATTCCCTAGCCTGTGTCAATGC is a genomic window containing:
- a CDS encoding DegV family protein, whose product is MSTIKIVTDSSTTIEPSLVEELGITVVPLSVMVDGVVYSDSDLREGQFLQLMRNSKKLPKTSQPPVGLFAETFANLAADGSQIIAILLSHALSGTVEAARQGATLSGVDVTIIDSSFTDQAAKFQVVTAARLTQAGASKEEILAAIEDVQQKTELYIGISTLENLVKGGRIGRVTGLLSSLLNIRVIMEMTGHQLHPITKGRGAKTFKKWLDEFAAGLVDKEVAEIGISYAGAPDFAQEMKAALQPFVAEDISVLETGSIIQTHTGEDAWAVLVRYE
- a CDS encoding metallophosphoesterase produces the protein MSNYFVIGDVHGKAGMLETLLEHWNEEEQLIFLGDLIDRGENGRAVLERVKDLVEQKQAICLSGNHEYMFLAWLDDPEARYDHYRRNGGDTTINSILGRPLNAPVDGIRDAKRVLAEAGDLVAFIRQMPFHVETEQLIFVHAGLDLTLNNWQDTTDYQKVWLRSPFHEAENKTGKGIVFGHTPTTYLTGEPMGSSKLWQTADGKIGMDGGAVYGGVLHGIRFTNGEITAHYAIPNDGFIASDD